tgGTTTGAACCCTCCACTGTTCATCTAATCATCATTTCATTTCATATCAAGTAGGTTATGACTGAGTTTTTATCCCTGTTTTTTTCTTAAGGCACTGATGGCCACTTGATTGAAGAAGCGAAGTTCATTAACCTTTCACTGACATCGCTGGGAAAATGCATAAATGCATTAGCTGAAGGCAGTTCTCATATACCAACTAGAGATTCAAAGCTTACAAGGCTTCTTCGTGATTCTTTTGGGGGTTAGTTTACCAGAACTTTCTTGAGCCatttataaaaacacaaactcATAAGCGTGGCTCACTTCTGTGTGTCATACACTTTTCATGTTAATCTAGTTAAGCTTGTGCGTATTACATAAATTAtgaaattgttttctttttggcaCTGATCAAATAGGTTCTGCAAGGACTTCACTTATAATAACCATTGGGCCGTCTGCACGGTATCATGCAGAAACAACTAGCACAATAATGTTCGGACAAAGGGTCAGTTTCATATTTCTGTTGATCCATGATTCTATCTATATCTGCAGAATCGTAAACTGAGAAAGACACAGTTTTCTGATATTTTAAAGACAACAGTTTTTGAGTAATGCCTTCTTGGTTTTGTCTCACTTTTACAGGCAATGAAAATAGTAAACATGGTAAAGCTTAAAGAAGAATTCGATTATGAAAGTTTGTGTCGGAAGCTTGAGACTCAGGTGGACCATCTTACTGCAGAAGTTGAAAGACAAACCAAACTAAGAAATAGTGAGAAGCAGGAGTTGGAGAAAAGATTGAGAGAATGTGAAAATACTTTTGCTGAAGCAGAAAAGAACGCGGCAAGGTCCAAGGTATTTGTCTCTTGTATTGATTGGCtactattttctttatattgaaCTATTGTCTAGTTTCTTGATATGATGCCTATTTTACTATTACCCGGTGCTTATATTTTGAGGGGTGAATCTGAATTACAGTTCCTGGAGAAGGAAAATGCCCGCTTGGAGCTTCGTATGAAAGAACTATTGAAGGATTTGGAAATGCAGAAAGATCAGTGTGATCTAATGCGTGACAAAGCCACACAATTGGAGATGAACTTGAAAAATACAAAGGTACACTTTCTATCATATGTTCGTAGTTCTCTCAGCAACTACTTAGAATATATTGTTAGTTGACTACTCtctttcttttgatctttatttAACTACTCACAGAAGCTCTTGGTTGTTTTCTCACTATTAAGATAAATTTTAAGCAGTGTCTTCTTTTGGAGTTGTGTATGTATAATTTAATAGGCTCTGACATTGTCATTTTACTTGTTAGTAGCAGCAACAACTGGAAAGTTCGGGATATAAGGAAAAACTTGCAGATGCCAGTAAAGTATACGAGAAAAAAATTGAGGATTTGGTTCAGCGGGTTGAGGATGAACAAGCCCGGTCAACAAATGCCGAGCATCAATTGAacgaaatgaaaaatattttgagtAATCAGCAGAAGTCTATTCATGTTAGTTAAAactccttaaaaaaaaatttgaatgcaTTAGTCTTGTGTTCAAACTAATGTCTTTTTTTGGGTGTTCTAGGACCAAGAGATGGGCAACTATCAATATCAAAGGGAATTTGCGGAAGCCACTTACACGTATGAATCTAAAATCGCGGAGCTCCAGAAGAAATTGGAAGATGAACATGCTCGGTCTAACTCTGCAGAGGAGCAACTTAGACAGATGAAAAGTATTATAAGCGATCGCCAAGTTTTATCACAGGTTATTGGCGTATTCTTGATTTTTAAAACTGGATTTTAATAAGAATGATACTTTCAGCTTTATGTTTCTgtcttttttatcttttcagCAATAATAAATTCTACTTTTGCAGAACTTTCTGTCtccaactttgttttttttttctggttttggtttCAGGAAAATGAAGAGACAAACGAACTCAAGAAAAAACTAGAAGAACTTTCACAGATGTATGAGTCGACAGTAGATGAACTCCAGACAGTGAAATTAGACTATGATGATCTGCTCCACCAAAAGGTGTGACCCCTAAACATCTGCTTACAGAAAGAATATCACACAATTAAGAGTTGGTCATATTAATTCAAAACATCCAACTGTTGATTTTCGCTGATGAATATACACTAAAATTTGTTTGACATAGGAAaaacttggtgaagaggtccgGGATATGAAGGAAAGGCTTCTTTTGGAAGAAAAGCAGAGAAAAGAAATGGAGAGTGAGCTTTCCAAACTAAAAAAGAATCTAAGGGAAAGTGAAACTGTTGTTGAGGTGAATTTACAATGAGCTTGTTTCACCTTTTTCAACATGTATTTGTACTTCATGGTCTTGCTAAGTCCATTTCTATTTCACAGGACAAGCGTGTGAAGGAAGATCTTCCAAAAGGACCATCAGAATCTGGAGCTCTACCAGGCTCACAGAGATCTCATGGGTTAAAAAAGTCTCTATCTGGACAGAGAGCTACCATGGCAAGACTTTGTGAAGAAGGCATGATTCTTTCTCGTGAGTTTAGCTTGATTTTATTCTGGGGTAATCCAATTGACATCTTCGTTTCTACTTCGGTTTCAGTGGGAGTCCAGAAGATATTACACCTGATTAAGTCCGAAGACTTGGAAGTTCAAATCCAAGCTGTTAAAGTGGTGGCTAACCTGGCCGCTGAAGGTGTGTGTGATTTCATGGCTCTATATATTAGCATGTGTCAGAAGCCTCAAATTTACATACCTCTCTAGTCTCTACTGTTACAATACTGATTTCATCTTTGTATAACATGTGTCATTGTACCTAAACGACTTGCATTCTCTGTGTGTATGTGTTTAGAATCTAATCAGGTCAAGATTGTGGAGGAAGGCGGTGTGGAAGCTTTGCTTACGCTTGTTCAGTCATCTCAAAATTCAACAATTCTTAGAGTGGCTTCTGGTGCTATCGCTAATTTGGCAATGAACGGTAAGAACTTCTATTGGTAGTTCAAGTAATTTTATGTTATTGTTGTCCACAAACCCGTTTAAACTTACTACTAAAAAGCAGTGCCAATTTAGACTTTAAAAGTGGTCTCATGTGGTTGTGTCATTTATTTACAATGCTGGTTTGCTTGAATGTTGAATTAGACGGTTCGTGATGCCATGCTTCAATAATATAGTTTCTTTTATTAATTGCAGAGAAGAGTCAAGATCTAATAATGAATAAAGGAGGTGCTCAACTGCTAGCAAAGATGGTGACCAAAACAGATGATCCACAGA
The window above is part of the Brassica napus cultivar Da-Ae chromosome C8, Da-Ae, whole genome shotgun sequence genome. Proteins encoded here:
- the LOC106402601 gene encoding kinesin-like protein KIN-UC isoform X2 codes for the protein MTSSSNSSSAVRSSAKHAAERIQQHLPPSNPASLSSSSLNLPSKTSIAASINHSPRPKERPSSTASSVSAASPSTRRSGTPVHRSQSKDFDEDNDPGRVRVSVRVRPRNGEELKSDADFADLVELQPEIKRLKLRKNNWNSESYRFDEVFTDTASQKRVYEGVAKPVVEGVLSGYNGTIMAYGQTGTGKTYTVGKIGKDDAAERGIMVRALEDILASASSASSVSVEISYLQLYMETIQDLLAPEKSNISINEDGKTGEVSVPGATLVNIQDLDHFFQVLQVGETNRHAANTKMNTESSRSHAILTVYVRRAMNEKAETGTKSPKPESLGDKGIPRVRKSKLLIVDLAGSERINKSGTDGHLIEEAKFINLSLTSLGKCINALAEGSSHIPTRDSKLTRLLRDSFGGSARTSLIITIGPSARYHAETTSTIMFGQRAMKIVNMVKLKEEFDYESLCRKLETQVDHLTAEVERQTKLRNSEKQELEKRLRECENTFAEAEKNAARSKFLEKENARLELRMKELLKDLEMQKDQCDLMRDKATQLEMNLKNTKQQLESSGYKEKLADASKVYEKKIEDLVQRVEDEQARSTNAEHQLNEMKNILSNQQKSIHDQEMGNYQYQREFAEATYTYESKIAELQKKLEDEHARSNSAEEQLRQMKSIISDRQVLSQENEETNELKKKLEELSQMYESTVDELQTVKLDYDDLLHQKEKLGEEVRDMKERLLLEEKQRKEMESELSKLKKNLRESETVVEDKRVKEDLPKGPSESGALPGSQRSHGLKKSLSGQRATMARLCEEVGVQKILHLIKSEDLEVQIQAVKVVANLAAEESNQVKIVEEGGVEALLTLVQSSQNSTILRVASGAIANLAMNEKSQDLIMNKGGAQLLAKMVTKTDDPQTLRMVAGALANLCGNEKFLKLLKEEEGIKGLLTMAQSGNIDIIAQVARGMANFAKCETREIMQGRRKGRSLLLEEGSLEWLTSNSHIESASTQRHIELALCHLAQNEANAIDFKRTGSVTEIVRISVESSRDDIRSLAKKILRSNPHFSS
- the LOC106402601 gene encoding kinesin-like protein KIN-UC isoform X1: MTSSSNSSSAVRSSAKHAAERIQQHLPPSNPASLSSSSLNLPSKTSIAASINHSPRPKERPSSTASSVSAASPSTRRSGTPVHRSQSKDFDEDNDPGRVRVSVRVRPRNGEELKSDADFADLVELQPEIKRLKLRKNNWNSESYRFDEVFTDTASQKRVYEGVAKPVVEGVLSGYNGTIMAYGQTGTGKTYTVGKIGKDDAAERGIMVRALEDILASASSASSVSVEISYLQLYMETIQDLLAPEKSNISINEDGKTGEVSVPGATLVNIQDLDHFFQVLQVGETNRHAANTKMNTESSRSHAILTVYVRRAMNEKAETGTKSPKPESLGDKGIPRVRKSKLLIVDLAGSERINKSGTDGHLIEEAKFINLSLTSLGKCINALAEGSSHIPTRDSKLTRLLRDSFGGSARTSLIITIGPSARYHAETTSTIMFGQRAMKIVNMVKLKEEFDYESLCRKLETQVDHLTAEVERQTKLRNSEKQELEKRLRECENTFAEAEKNAARSKFLEKENARLELRMKELLKDLEMQKDQCDLMRDKATQLEMNLKNTKQQQLESSGYKEKLADASKVYEKKIEDLVQRVEDEQARSTNAEHQLNEMKNILSNQQKSIHDQEMGNYQYQREFAEATYTYESKIAELQKKLEDEHARSNSAEEQLRQMKSIISDRQVLSQENEETNELKKKLEELSQMYESTVDELQTVKLDYDDLLHQKEKLGEEVRDMKERLLLEEKQRKEMESELSKLKKNLRESETVVEDKRVKEDLPKGPSESGALPGSQRSHGLKKSLSGQRATMARLCEEVGVQKILHLIKSEDLEVQIQAVKVVANLAAEESNQVKIVEEGGVEALLTLVQSSQNSTILRVASGAIANLAMNEKSQDLIMNKGGAQLLAKMVTKTDDPQTLRMVAGALANLCGNEKFLKLLKEEEGIKGLLTMAQSGNIDIIAQVARGMANFAKCETREIMQGRRKGRSLLLEEGSLEWLTSNSHIESASTQRHIELALCHLAQNEANAIDFKRTGSVTEIVRISVESSRDDIRSLAKKILRSNPHFSS